One genomic window of Candidatus Nitrospira inopinata includes the following:
- a CDS encoding serine/threonine-protein kinase: MTKALGWTCSYFLVLLMALFGGPLLSKLPFSQAAPLAFHALNGSQTVRVLMEGTGLVALSLVTIQAYRWMPDNGSGFSFLRKLVFPLTALVLLIVVDRTIRAAEFPLIDSIGSRYYRLSYASGLTLAGLWVTAGWLSKLDSLRCFFSTSDGRSNPGSSPWADENTDKIGSQSPTDEVDFGAASPPAYRNSPGMLGRYKILKELGRGAMGVVYLGKDPTIQRFVAIKTMRLDGVDDYEKYQAAKARFFREAESAGHLSHPNIVTIFDAGEEDDLGYIAMELLHGTTLKKWSRAPHLLALDKLLPILATVADALDYAHQRGVVHRDVKPANIMLTDDQVVKVMDFGIAHMTSSSRTTTHTVMGTPTYMSPEQIAGKKVDGRSDIFSLGVVTFELLTGCPPFTGDNVPAVLFAIANAPHPKLSALRTDLPPALQDILDRALQKNPIRRYRQAGELARDLRSCLKTLAA, translated from the coding sequence ATGACGAAGGCGCTCGGCTGGACATGTTCGTATTTTCTCGTTCTTCTCATGGCCCTCTTCGGAGGTCCTTTGCTCAGCAAGCTCCCTTTCTCGCAGGCGGCTCCCCTTGCGTTTCATGCTCTGAACGGCTCCCAAACCGTCCGCGTGCTCATGGAGGGAACCGGCCTGGTTGCGCTGAGTCTGGTCACGATCCAAGCGTATCGGTGGATGCCGGACAATGGGAGCGGCTTTTCGTTTCTGCGCAAACTTGTCTTCCCTTTAACCGCTCTCGTTTTGTTGATCGTCGTGGACAGAACGATTCGAGCCGCCGAGTTTCCGCTCATTGACTCCATCGGGAGTCGGTATTATCGGCTCTCCTACGCCTCAGGTCTGACATTGGCGGGATTGTGGGTCACGGCCGGGTGGCTTTCAAAACTTGATTCTCTCCGCTGCTTTTTTTCCACTTCGGATGGGCGGAGCAATCCGGGGTCGTCACCGTGGGCCGACGAGAACACGGACAAGATCGGTTCGCAGAGTCCCACTGACGAAGTCGATTTCGGAGCCGCCTCCCCCCCGGCCTACAGAAATTCACCCGGCATGCTCGGCCGATACAAAATTTTAAAAGAATTGGGACGCGGCGCGATGGGAGTCGTCTATCTTGGGAAAGATCCCACGATTCAACGGTTTGTCGCCATCAAAACGATGCGATTGGACGGCGTTGACGATTACGAAAAATACCAAGCGGCCAAAGCCCGCTTCTTTCGGGAAGCCGAGTCGGCGGGTCATCTGTCTCATCCGAACATCGTGACCATCTTCGACGCCGGGGAGGAAGACGATCTGGGCTATATCGCGATGGAATTACTCCACGGCACCACGCTCAAGAAGTGGTCGCGCGCGCCTCATCTTTTGGCGCTCGACAAACTGCTCCCCATTCTTGCCACCGTCGCCGACGCCTTGGATTACGCCCATCAACGAGGCGTCGTTCATCGCGACGTCAAACCCGCCAATATCATGCTGACGGACGATCAGGTGGTCAAGGTGATGGATTTCGGCATCGCTCACATGACGTCGTCGTCAAGGACCACGACGCATACCGTAATGGGAACTCCCACCTATATGTCGCCGGAACAGATCGCCGGGAAAAAAGTGGACGGCCGGTCCGACATCTTTTCACTGGGCGTCGTGACGTTCGAACTCCTAACCGGCTGTCCCCCCTTTACGGGTGATAACGTGCCGGCCGTCCTGTTTGCCATCGCCAACGCCCCGCATCCCAAGCTATCGGCATTGAGAACCGATCTCCCCCCCGCTTTGCAGGACATTCTGGATCGTGCCCTTCAGAAAAACCCGATCCGTCGCTACCGCCAGGCGGGCGAGCTCGCGCGAGACCTCCGCTCCTGCCTGAAAACGCTTGCCGCTTAG
- a CDS encoding SGNH/GDSL hydrolase family protein, which produces MSRSALVVCFGDSLTAGFQSPTPENPMGAETPYGRFLQDRLGEAALVRISGVCGELTGEMVSRFRRSVSDRKPDYVPILGGTNDLGCGLSPDEIMANLTTLYELTLTAGGVPIPVTVPSIRVEGSQDNREANEWVAGHLDRRNALNKLIRGCAASRSLALVDLFSATVDPASGQLAAGYSNDGLHLTTAGYMRFAELVDQVLRPMLQRVGRF; this is translated from the coding sequence ATGAGTCGATCGGCTCTGGTCGTATGTTTCGGAGACAGTCTGACGGCGGGATTTCAGTCTCCGACCCCCGAGAATCCGATGGGGGCGGAGACCCCTTACGGCCGGTTCCTACAGGATCGACTGGGAGAGGCGGCGCTCGTTCGGATCAGCGGAGTCTGCGGCGAACTGACCGGAGAAATGGTGAGCCGGTTCAGGCGCAGCGTGTCGGACCGGAAACCCGACTACGTTCCGATTTTGGGCGGGACCAACGATTTGGGCTGCGGGCTGTCGCCCGATGAAATCATGGCCAATTTGACGACGTTGTATGAACTGACGCTGACCGCCGGCGGCGTTCCGATTCCGGTGACCGTGCCGTCGATCCGTGTGGAAGGAAGTCAGGACAATCGGGAAGCGAATGAATGGGTGGCGGGACACCTGGACCGTCGGAACGCCCTCAACAAGTTGATCCGAGGCTGTGCCGCGTCCCGCTCCCTTGCGTTGGTCGATTTGTTTTCCGCCACCGTGGACCCCGCGAGCGGTCAACTGGCCGCCGGCTATTCGAACGACGGTCTTCACTTGACAACGGCGGGCTACATGCGGTTTGCAGAACTGGTGGACCAGGTTCTGAGGCCGATGCTGCAACGGGTCGGCCGATTCTAA
- the zwf gene encoding glucose-6-phosphate dehydrogenase, with the protein MQVSMEPQAHRLDNGPPAETITPVDPCTIVIFGGSGDLARRRLVPALYNLLLDGLLPSNYIVLGLGRTPMSDEEFRSIMRDGVVTHSRRALIEDSWSIFSQRLFYLAGENDDPRTYTGLKARVEELERSFQLPGNRIFYLSIPPSSFTPVCEGLAASGLAGAPGARSPYARIIVEKPVGRDLASAQAINAATGRVFDESQIFRIDHYLGKETVQNLMVVRFANSIFEPIWNRKYIDHVQITVSEAEGVGTRASYYEEAGALRDMVQNHLLQLLCLVAMEPPYSLDPDVVRNAKMEVLRCLKPITSQDVDKVTVRAQYTEGTVHGKPVPGYRREKGVKPDSVTETYVAVKCFVENWRWSGVPFYLRTGKALPLRASEVAVYFKEIPQILFNADPRKPQAPNVLTLRIQPEEGLSLRIVSRVPGTRAQTHPVEMNFKYTEVFGRPSPEAYERLLLDVMAGDASRFMRRDAVEASWAWITQILDAWEKQGLRWLPEYQAGTWGPVEADRLIQNDGRTWRIL; encoded by the coding sequence ATGCAGGTCTCCATGGAGCCCCAAGCCCATCGCCTCGACAACGGTCCGCCCGCGGAAACCATCACGCCCGTTGATCCCTGCACCATTGTCATCTTCGGCGGCTCCGGCGATTTGGCCCGACGCCGGCTGGTCCCGGCCCTGTACAACCTGCTGTTGGACGGGCTGTTGCCGTCCAACTACATCGTGCTGGGATTGGGCCGCACGCCGATGAGCGACGAGGAGTTTCGGTCCATCATGCGGGACGGCGTCGTCACGCATTCCCGGCGGGCCTTGATCGAAGACTCATGGAGCATCTTTTCGCAACGTCTGTTCTATCTGGCCGGCGAAAACGACGATCCCCGAACCTATACGGGGCTGAAGGCCCGCGTCGAAGAACTTGAACGGTCGTTTCAACTGCCGGGGAACCGTATTTTTTATCTAAGTATCCCTCCCAGTTCGTTCACTCCCGTTTGCGAGGGACTGGCCGCCAGCGGTCTCGCCGGGGCTCCCGGCGCCCGCTCCCCCTATGCCAGAATCATCGTGGAAAAACCGGTGGGGCGGGACTTGGCGTCGGCACAGGCGATCAACGCCGCCACGGGCCGGGTCTTCGATGAATCGCAAATTTTCCGCATCGATCATTACTTGGGCAAAGAGACGGTTCAGAATCTGATGGTCGTGCGTTTCGCCAACAGTATTTTCGAGCCGATTTGGAACCGCAAGTACATCGACCACGTCCAAATCACCGTCAGCGAGGCGGAGGGAGTCGGAACCAGGGCCTCTTACTACGAAGAGGCTGGCGCCTTGCGGGACATGGTGCAGAATCACCTGCTCCAATTGCTCTGCCTGGTCGCGATGGAACCGCCCTATTCTCTGGACCCGGACGTGGTCCGAAACGCCAAGATGGAAGTCCTCCGCTGCCTGAAACCCATTACCTCTCAAGACGTGGACAAGGTCACGGTGCGAGCGCAATACACGGAAGGAACGGTGCACGGGAAACCGGTGCCCGGTTATCGACGCGAAAAGGGCGTCAAACCCGATTCCGTCACCGAAACCTATGTGGCCGTCAAATGTTTCGTCGAAAACTGGCGGTGGTCCGGCGTGCCCTTTTATTTGCGGACGGGCAAAGCCCTGCCGCTCCGCGCCAGCGAGGTGGCCGTGTACTTCAAAGAAATCCCGCAAATTCTGTTCAACGCGGACCCTCGGAAACCGCAGGCGCCGAACGTGCTGACCTTGAGGATTCAGCCGGAGGAAGGACTCTCGCTCCGCATCGTCTCCCGTGTACCGGGCACCAGGGCGCAAACCCACCCGGTCGAGATGAACTTCAAATACACGGAGGTCTTCGGGCGTCCTTCGCCTGAAGCCTATGAGCGGCTCCTGCTCGACGTGATGGCGGGAGACGCCTCCCGTTTCATGCGACGCGACGCGGTCGAAGCCTCCTGGGCTTGGATCACTCAGATTCTCGATGCCTGGGAAAAACAGGGGCTCCGCTGGTTGCCCGAATACCAGGCCGGCACCTGGGGGCCGGTGGAAGCCGACCGTCTCATCCAAAACGACGGCCGCACCTGGCGGATTCTGTAA
- the gnd gene encoding phosphogluconate dehydrogenase (NAD(+)-dependent, decarboxylating), giving the protein MELGFIGLGKMGMNMVTRLRRDDHRVVVFDRSPDLVTQAEGVGCVGSSSIADLVGKLSVPRTVWIMVPSGAPTEETVHTVASLLQAGDTIIDGGNTRFHDDVRRASELKKRGIHYVDVGTSGGIWGLKVGYCLMIGGEQAAVSRLAPIFTTLAPEQGWAHVGAVGAGHYVKMVHNGIEYSLMQGYAEGFELMSKSEYQLDLARIADLWMHGSVVRSWLLELAAGALKEDQKLEKLKGYVQDSGEGRWMIADAIDKDVPVPTLTAALFTRFRSRQDDSFAEKLLAALRNAFGGHAVKQ; this is encoded by the coding sequence ATGGAGTTGGGATTCATCGGCCTCGGCAAAATGGGCATGAATATGGTGACTCGCCTGCGGCGCGACGACCATCGCGTCGTCGTGTTCGACCGTTCGCCCGACCTCGTTACCCAGGCGGAAGGTGTGGGGTGCGTCGGCTCCTCCTCCATCGCCGATTTGGTGGGCAAGTTGAGTGTCCCGCGCACGGTCTGGATCATGGTGCCGTCCGGCGCCCCCACGGAAGAAACCGTTCACACGGTCGCTTCGTTGCTGCAAGCGGGCGACACGATCATCGACGGGGGTAATACCCGTTTTCATGACGACGTGCGGCGGGCCTCCGAACTCAAGAAACGGGGCATTCACTACGTGGACGTCGGCACGAGCGGAGGCATCTGGGGCTTGAAGGTCGGCTATTGCCTGATGATCGGAGGCGAACAAGCGGCCGTGAGCCGGCTGGCTCCGATCTTCACCACCTTGGCGCCTGAGCAGGGGTGGGCCCACGTCGGTGCCGTGGGTGCCGGTCATTACGTCAAGATGGTCCACAACGGCATCGAATACAGCCTGATGCAGGGATACGCGGAGGGCTTCGAGCTGATGTCCAAGAGCGAGTATCAACTCGATCTGGCCCGCATCGCGGACCTCTGGATGCACGGGAGCGTCGTCCGTTCCTGGCTGCTCGAATTGGCGGCAGGCGCGCTCAAAGAAGATCAGAAACTGGAAAAATTAAAAGGATACGTGCAGGATTCCGGAGAAGGCCGCTGGATGATCGCCGACGCGATCGACAAAGACGTGCCGGTGCCCACACTTACGGCGGCCCTCTTTACTCGGTTTCGATCGCGACAGGACGACTCGTTCGCGGAAAAACTGTTGGCCGCGTTGCGGAACGCCTTCGGCGGCCACGCCGTCAAACAATAG
- a CDS encoding HEAT repeat domain-containing protein: protein MVDLKTAQDLLTASAVKNAEDPETASVKRILKLLDKTAKSNRTYGPTNPVAQKFARQLFEELTGHLAAYSKLTFLVHRSELRFNDSIVYQTDLGEGGESFAFKLYADGIRELSIYEGLSQEDLTYFLDSIWGNAESGQEDDDLVTRLWSRNLSTIAIVTAEEVAHSSSHDNKTDRAGAILSSSDSSLRDLLDRERARRTNETTASETESTSRSNRLHNGLVGFEVTDEESAALARDIEAEREQDGLLHIMEMLTAILASERSSALLTKLFDVWGDIIDLLLREGKWTVLEHVVSLLHEADAVRPDLGEEHKQQVRALLDGFGRPGRIKAIEAHLNQHPDGSTAGLSTILLLIKPDAVPGLCSLLANLASPAHQAIVAEALAILAKDNPEPLIKGLRDRRPSYVCHLLAILTKLKNPAFAESVEKLVRHPDTQVRKAVVHAIGALRPSGDGLKLLSFMDDEEESIRIAALKLLISGQYSVSFSHWLPVLSADTFGNRPISERRATFHAVGATCGDEAVPYWESLLTAWSWLGRKKKEELAVLAAEALGKLGTPAAVAALVHGSKKGGATVRQACTHGLSRAQQRTRRNAPAAPSTDKEPQP, encoded by the coding sequence ATGGTCGACCTCAAAACGGCGCAAGACCTGCTGACCGCGTCGGCGGTCAAGAACGCGGAAGATCCGGAAACGGCTTCCGTCAAACGCATCCTCAAGCTGCTGGACAAAACGGCCAAGTCGAACCGCACCTACGGCCCGACGAACCCCGTGGCTCAAAAGTTCGCCAGGCAGCTTTTCGAGGAATTGACGGGTCACCTGGCCGCCTATTCAAAACTCACCTTCCTTGTTCATCGTTCCGAGCTGCGGTTCAACGATTCCATCGTCTACCAAACGGACCTCGGCGAGGGCGGCGAGAGCTTCGCGTTCAAACTCTACGCGGACGGCATTCGGGAGCTTTCGATCTACGAAGGCCTCTCTCAAGAAGATCTGACGTACTTCCTCGATTCGATATGGGGAAACGCGGAGTCCGGCCAGGAAGACGATGACCTCGTCACCCGCCTGTGGTCACGGAATCTCTCGACGATCGCGATCGTCACGGCGGAAGAAGTGGCCCACTCGTCGTCCCACGACAATAAAACGGACCGGGCCGGTGCGATCTTGAGTTCGTCCGACTCCTCGCTGCGGGACTTGTTGGACCGCGAGCGAGCCCGCCGGACAAATGAAACAACCGCTTCCGAGACGGAATCGACGAGCCGGAGCAACCGCTTGCACAACGGTCTGGTCGGGTTCGAGGTCACCGACGAAGAGTCGGCCGCCCTGGCGCGGGACATTGAAGCGGAGCGGGAGCAGGACGGTCTGTTGCACATCATGGAGATGTTGACCGCCATACTCGCGTCCGAACGGTCGTCGGCGCTGCTGACGAAACTGTTCGACGTATGGGGGGACATCATCGATCTCCTCCTCCGCGAGGGAAAATGGACGGTTTTGGAGCACGTGGTCAGCCTGCTTCATGAAGCCGACGCGGTCAGGCCGGACCTCGGCGAAGAACACAAACAACAGGTCCGCGCTCTTCTCGACGGATTCGGCCGCCCGGGCCGGATAAAAGCCATCGAAGCCCATCTGAATCAGCATCCGGACGGCTCGACGGCCGGCCTCTCAACGATTCTGTTGCTGATAAAGCCGGACGCCGTCCCCGGACTCTGCTCACTGTTGGCCAACCTGGCGTCGCCGGCTCATCAGGCCATCGTCGCCGAAGCGCTTGCGATCCTGGCGAAAGACAATCCCGAACCGCTCATCAAAGGGCTGCGAGACCGAAGGCCGTCCTATGTGTGCCATCTCCTCGCGATTCTCACCAAGTTAAAGAACCCGGCGTTCGCCGAATCCGTCGAAAAACTCGTTCGACACCCGGATACGCAGGTCCGTAAAGCCGTCGTGCACGCGATCGGCGCGTTGCGTCCGAGCGGCGACGGCCTGAAGCTTCTTTCCTTCATGGACGATGAAGAGGAAAGCATCCGCATCGCGGCCTTAAAACTGCTGATCTCGGGGCAGTACTCGGTTTCGTTTTCCCACTGGCTTCCCGTTCTGTCGGCCGATACGTTCGGAAACCGCCCGATCAGCGAGCGTCGGGCGACGTTTCACGCCGTTGGAGCGACGTGCGGGGACGAAGCGGTCCCGTATTGGGAAAGTCTCCTGACCGCATGGTCGTGGCTCGGCCGAAAGAAAAAAGAAGAACTGGCCGTATTGGCCGCGGAAGCTCTCGGCAAACTCGGCACTCCCGCGGCCGTGGCGGCGCTCGTGCATGGGAGCAAGAAAGGCGGCGCCACGGTTCGGCAAGCCTGCACCCATGGTTTGTCGCGCGCCCAACAACGGACTCGGCGCAACGCACCGGCCGCCCCCTCGACCGACAAGGAACCGCAACCATGA
- a CDS encoding dihydroneopterin aldolase encodes MPESIVIERLEFRGRCGVTAEERARPQPLAIDVELHRSSEQPDLGDQLELTIDYAAVARRLVEVGTAQDCRLLETMAERLLRMLFEEFPIEHAKLWLRKLHPPIDFVIGSVGVSVERTRETHQTRYDDDAPARLLVEQLHRLPSGAALDVAAGNGRHSLFLASHGYQVHAVDRDAAALDRLLTSARSRACEGITIQVVDLEQPPPHEPRLGKERYDVIAVFFYLHRPLFPLLLEALKPGGALVYETFTIDNHVHYRHPKRREFCLGPNELLNLASGLQILHYDEGRRTDRPAYTARLVARKPS; translated from the coding sequence ATGCCGGAGTCCATCGTGATCGAGCGGTTGGAATTCCGCGGCCGCTGCGGCGTGACGGCCGAGGAACGGGCCCGTCCGCAACCGCTCGCGATCGACGTGGAACTGCACCGCTCCTCCGAACAGCCGGATCTCGGCGACCAACTTGAACTCACCATCGACTATGCCGCCGTCGCCCGACGCCTCGTGGAAGTCGGAACGGCGCAAGACTGCCGTCTGTTAGAAACCATGGCCGAGCGACTCCTCAGGATGTTGTTCGAGGAATTTCCGATCGAGCACGCCAAGCTGTGGCTTCGGAAACTCCATCCGCCGATCGATTTCGTCATCGGTTCCGTCGGAGTCTCCGTTGAACGGACCAGAGAGACCCATCAAACACGATACGACGATGACGCTCCGGCCCGACTGCTCGTCGAACAACTGCACCGACTTCCCTCCGGCGCCGCGCTTGACGTGGCGGCCGGCAACGGTCGCCACTCGCTGTTTCTCGCGTCCCACGGCTATCAGGTCCACGCCGTCGATCGGGACGCCGCCGCCCTGGATCGGCTCCTCACCTCCGCCCGATCACGCGCGTGCGAGGGAATCACGATACAGGTCGTCGATCTTGAACAGCCTCCCCCCCATGAACCCCGTCTCGGCAAGGAACGATACGACGTGATCGCCGTGTTTTTTTATCTCCATCGTCCCCTGTTCCCCCTCCTCCTCGAAGCGCTGAAGCCGGGCGGCGCGCTGGTCTATGAAACGTTCACGATCGACAACCACGTTCACTACCGTCATCCAAAGAGACGGGAGTTTTGTCTCGGCCCCAACGAGCTGCTCAACCTTGCATCCGGCCTCCAGATCTTGCATTATGACGAGGGGCGCCGGACGGATCGCCCGGCGTACACGGCCAGACTCGTCGCACGAAAACCATCTTGA
- a CDS encoding PHP domain-containing protein, which translates to MSRADLHLHTTHSDGSFTPAEVIALAHEAGVTAAAITDHDITSGIPEATRTGRERGIDVIPGVEISSLFGDAELHVLGYFLDWQDETLNRRLAVLRESRHRRNPKIIERLQAAGIDITYDEVRAVAGTDSVGRPHIARVLIDKRVVASAQEAFDLWLAEGRPAYVARELPAPAEAIRWIKDAKGLAVLAHPTWIKTPDGTLSDLARRLKADGLAGIEVYYSTHTARQTREYLALAKQLDLLVTGGSDFHGMTKPDIGVGVGRGTLHVPCSLVDSMKRAHSKL; encoded by the coding sequence ATGAGCCGCGCGGATCTTCACCTGCACACCACCCATTCCGACGGAAGCTTCACTCCTGCCGAAGTCATCGCCCTCGCGCACGAAGCCGGCGTGACGGCGGCAGCCATTACCGATCACGACATCACATCGGGCATACCCGAAGCCACGCGGACCGGCCGAGAACGCGGCATCGACGTCATCCCCGGAGTCGAGATCAGTTCCCTCTTCGGCGACGCGGAATTGCACGTGCTGGGATACTTTCTCGACTGGCAAGACGAGACGCTGAATCGACGACTGGCGGTCCTCCGCGAAAGCCGTCACCGCCGAAATCCCAAAATCATCGAACGGTTGCAGGCTGCGGGCATTGATATTACCTACGACGAGGTTCGCGCGGTGGCCGGAACCGATTCGGTCGGGCGACCGCATATCGCGCGAGTGCTGATTGACAAACGCGTCGTCGCATCGGCGCAAGAAGCATTCGATCTGTGGCTTGCGGAGGGACGCCCGGCCTATGTCGCGCGCGAACTCCCCGCTCCCGCGGAAGCCATCCGATGGATCAAGGACGCAAAGGGGCTTGCGGTCCTCGCCCACCCCACCTGGATCAAGACGCCGGACGGCACGTTGTCGGATCTGGCCCGCCGACTCAAAGCCGACGGGCTCGCCGGCATCGAAGTCTATTACAGCACGCACACCGCCCGGCAAACGCGCGAGTATTTAGCGTTGGCCAAACAATTGGATCTGCTGGTCACGGGCGGAAGCGACTTCCACGGGATGACCAAGCCGGACATCGGCGTCGGCGTCGGCAGAGGGACGTTGCACGTTCCCTGCTCCCTTGTCGATTCCATGAAACGCGCGCACTCCAAGTTGTAG
- a CDS encoding DUF692 domain-containing protein — protein MTRVTEPGVGLPGVGLLFNPALADFVRADLEQLNHLAVIPDRAWIDHGPRHRRRFEELPVPLAPVEQAAHRLPIALHAIGLSILSADFFDTEYLDQLARWCERLNCAWVSEHLSFTRVGSGHGTHAALALAMPYDVEALDLLIPRVRSARRTLGVPFLLENPVAYVDYGDEEMSEAEFFNALMAEAGCGMLLDLHNLYANTRNRRCDAHEYLRRLDLSGVIEIHIAGGDEMMGLHTDSHAGPVHAGVWPLLEWVLPRSPNLRAVTFEFHEGSWPLLHRQGVLTQLNIASRAIERAGIF, from the coding sequence GTGACGCGGGTCACCGAGCCCGGCGTCGGCCTCCCCGGCGTCGGGCTGCTCTTCAACCCCGCGCTTGCGGATTTCGTTCGCGCGGATCTCGAGCAATTAAATCATCTGGCAGTCATTCCGGATCGAGCCTGGATCGATCACGGTCCCAGACACCGGCGGCGTTTTGAAGAGCTGCCGGTTCCGCTTGCGCCAGTTGAACAGGCCGCGCATCGGTTGCCGATCGCATTGCACGCAATCGGACTCTCGATTCTCAGCGCCGACTTCTTCGATACCGAGTATCTCGACCAACTGGCCCGCTGGTGCGAGCGGCTGAACTGCGCGTGGGTGAGCGAACACCTGTCGTTTACGCGCGTCGGTTCCGGCCACGGCACGCATGCCGCGTTGGCTTTGGCGATGCCGTACGATGTCGAAGCGCTCGACCTCCTGATTCCGCGCGTCCGCTCGGCCCGGCGGACGTTGGGCGTTCCATTCCTGCTTGAAAATCCCGTCGCGTACGTCGATTACGGCGACGAGGAGATGAGCGAGGCGGAGTTTTTCAATGCGCTCATGGCCGAGGCCGGATGCGGCATGTTGCTGGATCTCCACAATCTTTATGCGAACACCCGCAACCGTCGTTGCGACGCCCACGAATACCTTCGACGACTCGACCTTTCCGGCGTCATTGAGATTCACATCGCCGGCGGCGACGAGATGATGGGGCTCCATACCGATTCGCACGCCGGACCGGTGCATGCGGGGGTCTGGCCGCTGCTCGAATGGGTGCTCCCGCGATCCCCCAATTTGCGCGCCGTGACGTTCGAGTTTCATGAAGGCAGTTGGCCGCTGCTGCATCGGCAAGGAGTGCTGACTCAGTTGAATATCGCCAGCCGCGCGATCGAGCGGGCGGGTATCTTCTGA
- a CDS encoding HD-GYP domain-containing protein: MNESSSPSSIGVPPILAHEQSLAKKVGQGSEAGDIYDQQMAMLGFQLLTQLNALIKTSRIHGRNNAALDKPVESMLTLIHTLAHEHPVTLRVQNDFFFLGEDHLRVSQQQMLVLSNVIDALNTWKIGGLTFSRSLSSDDLRQFASLFVSLDPATQSIDDFRQALAELNVTGITIESPRALAPAASSDDDSPKLRRKAQMKAAYEKVSDAVGRLTQSAREGGTLSFKQAKRAIQNIVDLMMQDEPAMLGFTTLRCHDQYTQEHSVNVALLSMALGNRAGYAKVDLADLGLAALFHDVGKCAISLDVLNKPGEFSPEEWEIMQTHPKEGVFTLIKLRGFGNVPARMASASFEHHMNYDFSGYPKLAVPWTQSVSSRIVSIADCYDAMTSSRVYRREAMAPSKVLRLMIEKAGTSFDPTLMKLFVTCVGIIPIGSLVELTNGAFAVVLKPAASLSDSERPLVKVIADPEGNPLDNGPELDLTEKDETGCYAHSIARLIDHTRHKFDTSRYFV, from the coding sequence ATGAACGAATCTTCCTCTCCTTCCTCGATCGGCGTCCCGCCGATTCTCGCCCACGAGCAATCGCTCGCCAAAAAGGTGGGACAGGGCTCGGAAGCCGGAGACATCTATGACCAACAAATGGCGATGTTGGGGTTTCAACTGCTGACCCAATTGAACGCTTTGATCAAAACGTCCCGCATTCACGGTCGCAACAACGCCGCCCTTGACAAGCCGGTCGAGTCCATGTTGACGCTCATCCATACCCTGGCTCACGAGCATCCGGTCACGCTCCGCGTGCAGAACGATTTCTTCTTCCTGGGCGAGGACCATCTGCGGGTCAGCCAGCAACAGATGCTGGTTCTGTCCAACGTGATCGACGCTCTGAATACCTGGAAAATAGGCGGACTCACCTTTTCCCGCTCACTCTCTTCCGACGACCTCCGCCAGTTCGCCTCTTTGTTCGTCAGCCTCGACCCCGCCACGCAATCGATCGACGACTTTCGGCAAGCCCTTGCCGAGCTCAACGTCACGGGCATCACGATCGAAAGTCCCCGCGCGTTGGCGCCGGCGGCTTCGTCCGACGACGATTCCCCGAAGCTTCGCCGGAAAGCGCAGATGAAAGCCGCTTATGAAAAAGTCTCCGACGCGGTCGGCCGCCTCACTCAATCCGCCCGCGAGGGAGGCACCCTGAGCTTCAAACAGGCCAAACGGGCCATTCAAAACATCGTCGACCTGATGATGCAGGACGAGCCGGCCATGCTGGGCTTTACGACGTTGCGCTGTCACGACCAGTACACCCAGGAACATTCCGTCAACGTGGCGTTGCTTTCCATGGCGCTCGGCAACCGGGCGGGATACGCCAAAGTCGATCTGGCCGATCTCGGCTTGGCGGCGCTCTTCCATGACGTGGGGAAATGCGCGATCTCGCTGGACGTCCTCAACAAGCCCGGCGAGTTCAGCCCCGAGGAGTGGGAAATCATGCAAACCCACCCCAAAGAGGGGGTGTTCACGCTCATCAAATTGCGCGGCTTCGGAAACGTTCCGGCACGAATGGCCTCCGCGTCCTTTGAACACCACATGAATTACGACTTTTCGGGCTATCCCAAACTGGCCGTCCCCTGGACACAAAGCGTCTCGAGCCGCATCGTGTCGATCGCCGACTGTTACGACGCGATGACGTCGTCCCGAGTCTACCGCCGCGAGGCGATGGCTCCCTCAAAAGTCCTGCGCCTGATGATCGAGAAGGCGGGAACGAGCTTCGACCCGACGCTCATGAAACTGTTCGTGACCTGTGTGGGCATCATCCCGATCGGCAGCCTCGTGGAACTCACGAACGGCGCGTTTGCGGTCGTGCTCAAACCGGCCGCCAGCCTCTCGGACAGCGAACGCCCGCTGGTTAAAGTGATCGCCGATCCGGAGGGCAATCCTCTCGACAACGGACCGGAGCTGGACTTGACCGAAAAGGACGAGACCGGCTGCTACGCTCACAGCATCGCTCGTCTCATCGACCACACCCGACACAAATTCGACACCAGCCGTTATTTCGTGTAG